The Sulfitobacter sp. SK011 genome contains the following window.
CGATTGCCACCGCGACCCAGAACGCTGCATCAACGCCAATCATCGCCATGAGGCTCCAGACAAGGCCAAAGTTGAACACGAGCATCGGCAATGCCACCCAGACCGGCACAAAGAACAGCCCGTGATTGGTGGGGAAATCGTGATGCCCGTAATGCGCCCGGTAAAGCAGATCAAACGCCCATTGGCTGCGGGGTGGTGCCAGATGGAACACATAGCGGTGCAGGTTGTATTCGTTCATCATCTGCGCAACGACGCCCAGCGGCACCAACAGCCAGACCCAAGCCGGGGCCGCCAGCGCCATCGCGCCAAACGCAATCAGACAGGTCGCGCCCATAAGGGCGACACCTGCATGCGAAAACATGATCTTGAACCGGGTCATGACCATAATGCTATGCCGCCCCACGTCATTTGTCGCCATTGACGTTAGGTTGGGCCCCCGCTTTAACACCCCCTGCACTGCGCGCCCTGCTCAGCCCCGCCCAAGGATCACCCTAATGTCGCGCACAACAACATTTACCCTGTTCTTTCTTGCGGTCTTTTTCCAAGCCGGGGCTTATGGGCTGACCTTTATGTTGCCGCGCCTCTTTGATGCATTCGGGGCCAGCGAAAAAACGGTTGGGGCGATGTTGTTTGTCACCGCCATCACCACGTTGATCACGGTCTATTTTTCTGGCCATCTGTCGGATGCCTTGGGGCGGCTGCGCGCACTTGGCCTGGCGTGTCTGGCGATTGCCGCGTCGTTGTTCTTGTTTGGCTGGACCTCCTCAGTCGGGCCTGCCCTTGTTCTGGCCAGCGCCCTGCTGGGTTTTGGCTGGGGGCTGACCTATTCACTGGGGCCCATCGTGTTGACCCGTCTGGTGCGCGCCGATGAACGGGTGCGTTATTTCACCTTGCTGTCGGTCTTTGTCATGGCGGGTTTCGGGTTGTCGCCCGTGCTGGCCTCCGTGCTTGAGGCGCGGGGTTTCACGATATCGGATGCGTTTTATGCCACTGCCACCCTGTGCACGCTGAGTGCGGCATTGTTTTTCCTGCTCAGAATACCGGTGCACAGACATGCGCTTGTGCCCGGTCCAGAGGCGTCCTCGCGCATCACGGTGGCGGTGCTGGGGCGCATCTTTGCCTCCAGGGCGCGTACCCCCGTCATCATGGTGTTTTTAGGGGCCTGTGTCTTTGCCGGGTTGAACAATTTTCAAACAGTATATGCCGATGCACGCGGGCTGAACTACGCCAACTTCTTTCTGGCCTACACGGTGACGGTCATTGTCTTCCGTCTGATCCTTGCGAAATTCAAAGGTGGGGCCACGCCCTATCGCACCATTGCGATGTTGCAATACATCATGTGTGCCAGCATCATTTTGTTCATGTTCAGTGGCAGTTCGGTGGTCTTGTATCTGACCGTGGCGGTGCTTTTTGGCCTCGGATACGGCGTGTCTTACCCGATCCTTGTGGCAATGGCCGCCAACGACGCTGACAACGACATCGGCCCCCAGACATTGCAGCTTTTTGCGCTGACCTACTTTGTCGGCATCTTTGGCTTTCCACTAATTGCGGGGTGGATGCTGACCGAATGGGGCGCGGCGTCGGTGCTGGTGCTTATTGCGCTGCTGGCCGGGATTGAGGCAAGCATGGCGCTGCGCCGGGCAATGCAGGCATCTTGACCTTGCCGCGCATCCTGTCAAAACGCATCTATGACTTCTGCAACACTTACGATTGACCTGTCCGCCCTCGACGCCAACTGGCGCGCGCTGGATCGCGCAACGGAAGTTGAAACCGCCGCCGTCGTCAAGGCAGATGCCTACGGTCTTGGCATCGCCAAAGCCGGACCCACGCTGGCCGCCGCAGGCGCGCGTCAGTTCTTTGTTGCCATGGCAAGCGAAGGCGTGGCCCTGCGCCGCGTCCTTGGCCCCGGCCCTTCGATCAGCGTCTTTTCAGGGCACATGGCCGGTGACGCCGATCTGATCCGCGCGGCTGACCTGACGCCAATGATCAATTCGGTCGATCAATTGCTGATGCACGTCGAGGCCTTGCCCGGGCATCCATTTGGCTTGCAATTGGACAGCGGCATGAACCGTTTGGGCATGGAACCTGCCGAATGGTCCGCCCTGCGTGACATTGCTCTGGCGCAGCGTCCGACACTTGTGATGTCGCATCTGGCCTGCGCCGACACGCCAGAGCATCCGATGAATGCACAGCAATTGCGGGTGTTCGATGAGATGACAGCCGGTATCGACGCACCCCGGTCGCTGGCGGCAACGGGCGGGATATTTCTGGGACCAGACTATCACTTTGATCTGACCCGCCCCGGTGTCGGCCTCTATGGTGGGCTGCCATTTGTGGATGCAACGCCGGTGATTGCTCTCGACATTCCTGTCATTCAGGTACGCGATGTGCTTGCCGGTGAAACCGTCGGATATGCAAATGCCTACACGGCGGCCAGGGACACGCGGGTTGCGACAATCGCTGCGGGCTATGCCGACGGGCTGGTCCGGGCAATGGGCGCGAACGCGGTGCTGACACATGAGGGCGCAAAGGTGCCGGTGATTGGCCGGGTGTCGATGGATTTGATTACGGTCGACATCAGCGCGTTGGCCACCACCCCCGACCATTTGCAGCTGATCGGTTTGCACCAATCAGTCGACAGCGTGGCCACGTTTGCGGGCACCATCGGCTATGAAATCCTGACGTCGCTTGGTGCGCGGTATGACCGGATTTATCTGACATCATGAACAGCAGACTGATTAAATTCCTGAACCTTTCGCTCCTGATTTTGTACCCTATCGCCTGGACCGCGCCGCTGATGCGGGCGGGGTTGTTGCCGCTTTTTTCACTTGATGAAATTTCGGTGCTGACGGGGCTGCAATCGCTCTGGGCCTCGGACATCTTTCTGGCGCTGGTGGTCACGGCATTTGCGCTTTTCGCGCCCTACCTCAAAACCATCGGTCTGGCATTGGTGCATTTCAAGCTGCTCAGTCAACGACTGCTGCCGGCGCTGAACCTTTTGGGCAAGCTGGCGATGGCCGACATTTTTCTGATCGCGCTTTACATCACCTTGACCAAAGGCATCGGCATTGGCCGGATTGAGGTGGCCTGGGGCCTCTATATGTTCACCGCCTGTATCCTTGCCTCACTTTTCATCAGTTGGCGGACTGAACGGTCAAAGGTTTCGATTGCCGATCAGCCCGACGATCGAAACATCCCAAGAACGGAATAACTACAATCAGGCCGCGCTGCTTTGGTTTTCCTTTGACGCCACCCGGTGCCTGCGCCAAAAGGCATCATGGCCAAATCCACCACCACATTTTCATGCACGTCCTGCGGCGCAAGCTTTAACAAATGGTCAGGCCGTTGTGATGGCTGCGGCGATTGGAACACCATTCAGCAAGACAAAGGCATCTCGTCAGGGCCGCCCAGCAAATCACTTGGGGCCAAACGCGGTGCCGCCATGCACCTCAGCGATCTGTCCACAGAAGAAGCCCCCCCGCCGCGCAGCCAATCGGGCATCACTGAGCTTGACCGCGTGTTGGGCGGTGGTCTGGTGCCGGCATCGGCGATTTTGGTTGGGGGTGATCCGGGCATTGGCAAATCGACACTGTTGCTGCAAGCGGCGGCGCATTTTGCCAAGAACGGCTTGAAAACCATCTATGTCAGCGGCGAAGAAGCCAGCGCGCAGGTCCGCATGCGCGCCCAGCGTCTGGGGTTAACCGATGCACCGGTCAAATTGGCCGCTGAAACCAACCTGCGCGATATTCTGACCACGCTTGAGGCCGAGAAGCCACAACTTGCCATCATCGATTCCATTCAGACGATGTGGGCCGATAACGTCGAATCCGCCCCCGGCTCGGTCAGCCAGGTGCGCGCAGCGGCCCATGAACTGACCACGTTTGCCAAACGCAAAGGGACATCGGTTGTTCTGGTGGGCCATGTCACCAAGGACGGCCAGATCGCGGGCCCCCGCGTGGTCGAACATATGGTTGACACTGTCCTTTATTTCGAAGGCGAACGCGGCCATCAGTTTCGCATCCTGCGCAGCGTCAAAAACCGTTTTGGCCCCGCAGATGAGATCGGTGTGTTCGAGATGACCGGTGCCGGACTGGCCGAAGTCACCAACCCTTCAGCCCTGTTCCTGAGCGAGCGGGGCAAACCCACCGCCGGGTCTGTGGTCTTTGCCGGTATCGAAGGCACCCGGCCCGTGCTTTGCGAATTACAGGCGCTTGTCGCGCCCTCGCCGCATTCGCAAGCCCGCCGCACGGTTGTCGGATGGGATTCGGGCCGCCTTGCAATGATATTGGCCGTGCTTGAGGCGCGCTGTGGCATCCCGTTTGCCGGGCTTGATGTTTATCTCAATGTTGCGGGCGGCATGAAAATCTCTGAACCGGCTGCCGATCTGGCTGTTGCCGCTGCGTTACTATCGGCACGAGAAGATGTGGCATTACCCGCAGAAACTGTTGTTTTTGGGGAAATAAGCCTGTCAGGTGCTTTGCGTCCGGCGTCGCAGACCGAAAATAGGTTGAAAGAGGCGCAAAAACTTGGTTTTACCAGCGCCATTGCACCCCTCGGTGGAAAATCTGTAGGTGTAAACGGCATAACGCTCAATCAAATGAGCGATCTGACCGGGTTTGTAGGCGAAATATTCGGGGCGGGCTGACCGCCTCCATTAAAAGGGCAGGAAGCGCATGGAAGGTTTTACCATTATTGATGGTGTGGTGGCATTGGTCATCGTGCTGTCCGCGCTGTTGGCCTATGGCCGTGGGCTGGTGCGCGAACTGATGGCGATTGTCGGCTGGATCGCTGCCGCTGTTCTGGCGTTTCTTTTTGCCCCACAGGTTGAACCGCTGGTGCGCGAAATTCCGGTGGTGGGCGAATTCTTGGCGGACAGCTGTGAGCTGTCGATCATCGGTGCCTTTGCCATCGTCTTTGCCATTGCGCTTATCGTGGTGTCCTTGTTCACGCCGCTCTTTTCATCGCTTGTTCAACGGTCGATCTTTGGCGGGGCCGATCAGGGCCTTGGCTTTATCTTTGGGGTTGTCCGCGGCGTCTTGCTGGTTGCGGTTGCGTTCTTTGTCTATGACACGGTGATCACCGGTCAAAAGTTCACCATCGTCGACGAAAGCCGCTCCGCTGCGGTTTTTGGCCGCTTTACCGGGCAAATCGAGGAAAAGAACCCAGAAGAAGCTTTGGGCTGGATCACCACCCGCTATGAAGCTTTGGTGGGCAACTGCGGTCAGTAACCATGCGGGCGCATAAGACCGATGGGCGGTCCTTTGCTTTTGCGCGACCAGCATAAAACAGCGCATATTGGCGATCATATCCCTACGCAGGCTGAGTTGAGTAAATTCGATAACGGCGACAGCCCGATCATTGCGCTTGCGGCGGTGCCACACGGTGCAATCTCTTGTGCCTGAGGGTTGTGTTGCGGGGTGACACCCGCCTCCATTGCCCCTAAACAGGCACTATCCAGTTTGTCGGATTCGGAGCTGCCACCCCGTGACCCAAAACACGCCCAAAGCCTCTGCCAAGATCATGCCACCCGCCCATCCATTCGATACGTCCTATCTGCGCGATGGGGACGACGAGGATAAGCTGAAAGAAGAATGCGGCATTTTCGGCGTCGTCAATCTGGCCGATGCCTCCAATTTTGTGGCACTTGGCCTGCACGCCCTGCAACACCGCGGACAGGAGGCAGGCGGCATCGTCAGCCACGATCCCGCGATGGGCTTCCAATCCGCACGCCGCTTTGGCTATGTCCGCGATAATTTTACCTCGCAAAAGGTGATGGAGACGCTACCGGGCGAATTGGCCATCGGGCATGTCCGCTATTCCACATCAGGGTCCAAGGGGCCCACAGCAATCCGTGACGTACAGCCCTTCTTTGGTGAGTTTGCCATGGGCGGTGCCGCCATTGCCCACAACGGAAACATCACCAACGCCAATGCCCTGCGCCGAGAACTCATTGAACGGGGCAGCATATTTCAGTCCTCCTCGGACAGCGAATGTATCATCCACCTGATGGCGCGGTCCCTGCAGCGCAACATTCCTGAACGGATGGAAGACGCGCTGCGCCGGGTCGAGGGGGCGTTTTCGGTGGTTGCGATGACCCGCACCAAACTGATCGGCGTGCGCGATCCACTGGGCGTGCGTCCGCTGGTTCTGGGCAAGATCGGCGATGGCTGGGCGCTCAGTTCCGAAACCTGCGCGCTCGACATCATTGGGGCCGAGTTTGTCCGCGAGATTGAGCCGGGCGAAATGGTTGTGATCACCAGCAAGGGCGTCGAATCGCATTTCCCGTTCCGCCGCGTCGCCCCACGGTTCTGCATCTTTGAACATGTCTATTTC
Protein-coding sequences here:
- a CDS encoding sterol desaturase family protein — its product is MTRFKIMFSHAGVALMGATCLIAFGAMALAAPAWVWLLVPLGVVAQMMNEYNLHRYVFHLAPPRSQWAFDLLYRAHYGHHDFPTNHGLFFVPVWVALPMLVFNFGLVWSLMAMIGVDAAFWVAVAIVPCGGVLTFMGYEWFHMTAHLSLPKTRVERHVTTLHNQHHFRDFSKWFHVSPGGQIIDRAMGTDIDREALKSQQRIEFIRTLGMAPDDPRLVAARAKFASKYRLSAVEIERAAVS
- a CDS encoding MFS transporter; amino-acid sequence: MLCRPTSFVAIDVRLGPRFNTPCTARPAQPRPRITLMSRTTTFTLFFLAVFFQAGAYGLTFMLPRLFDAFGASEKTVGAMLFVTAITTLITVYFSGHLSDALGRLRALGLACLAIAASLFLFGWTSSVGPALVLASALLGFGWGLTYSLGPIVLTRLVRADERVRYFTLLSVFVMAGFGLSPVLASVLEARGFTISDAFYATATLCTLSAALFFLLRIPVHRHALVPGPEASSRITVAVLGRIFASRARTPVIMVFLGACVFAGLNNFQTVYADARGLNYANFFLAYTVTVIVFRLILAKFKGGATPYRTIAMLQYIMCASIILFMFSGSSVVLYLTVAVLFGLGYGVSYPILVAMAANDADNDIGPQTLQLFALTYFVGIFGFPLIAGWMLTEWGAASVLVLIALLAGIEASMALRRAMQAS
- the alr gene encoding alanine racemase, with translation MTSATLTIDLSALDANWRALDRATEVETAAVVKADAYGLGIAKAGPTLAAAGARQFFVAMASEGVALRRVLGPGPSISVFSGHMAGDADLIRAADLTPMINSVDQLLMHVEALPGHPFGLQLDSGMNRLGMEPAEWSALRDIALAQRPTLVMSHLACADTPEHPMNAQQLRVFDEMTAGIDAPRSLAATGGIFLGPDYHFDLTRPGVGLYGGLPFVDATPVIALDIPVIQVRDVLAGETVGYANAYTAARDTRVATIAAGYADGLVRAMGANAVLTHEGAKVPVIGRVSMDLITVDISALATTPDHLQLIGLHQSVDSVATFAGTIGYEILTSLGARYDRIYLTS
- a CDS encoding paraquat-inducible protein A, which codes for MNSRLIKFLNLSLLILYPIAWTAPLMRAGLLPLFSLDEISVLTGLQSLWASDIFLALVVTAFALFAPYLKTIGLALVHFKLLSQRLLPALNLLGKLAMADIFLIALYITLTKGIGIGRIEVAWGLYMFTACILASLFISWRTERSKVSIADQPDDRNIPRTE
- the radA gene encoding DNA repair protein RadA codes for the protein MAKSTTTFSCTSCGASFNKWSGRCDGCGDWNTIQQDKGISSGPPSKSLGAKRGAAMHLSDLSTEEAPPPRSQSGITELDRVLGGGLVPASAILVGGDPGIGKSTLLLQAAAHFAKNGLKTIYVSGEEASAQVRMRAQRLGLTDAPVKLAAETNLRDILTTLEAEKPQLAIIDSIQTMWADNVESAPGSVSQVRAAAHELTTFAKRKGTSVVLVGHVTKDGQIAGPRVVEHMVDTVLYFEGERGHQFRILRSVKNRFGPADEIGVFEMTGAGLAEVTNPSALFLSERGKPTAGSVVFAGIEGTRPVLCELQALVAPSPHSQARRTVVGWDSGRLAMILAVLEARCGIPFAGLDVYLNVAGGMKISEPAADLAVAAALLSAREDVALPAETVVFGEISLSGALRPASQTENRLKEAQKLGFTSAIAPLGGKSVGVNGITLNQMSDLTGFVGEIFGAG
- a CDS encoding CvpA family protein, with protein sequence MEGFTIIDGVVALVIVLSALLAYGRGLVRELMAIVGWIAAAVLAFLFAPQVEPLVREIPVVGEFLADSCELSIIGAFAIVFAIALIVVSLFTPLFSSLVQRSIFGGADQGLGFIFGVVRGVLLVAVAFFVYDTVITGQKFTIVDESRSAAVFGRFTGQIEEKNPEEALGWITTRYEALVGNCGQ
- the purF gene encoding amidophosphoribosyltransferase, whose protein sequence is MPPAHPFDTSYLRDGDDEDKLKEECGIFGVVNLADASNFVALGLHALQHRGQEAGGIVSHDPAMGFQSARRFGYVRDNFTSQKVMETLPGELAIGHVRYSTSGSKGPTAIRDVQPFFGEFAMGGAAIAHNGNITNANALRRELIERGSIFQSSSDSECIIHLMARSLQRNIPERMEDALRRVEGAFSVVAMTRTKLIGVRDPLGVRPLVLGKIGDGWALSSETCALDIIGAEFVREIEPGEMVVITSKGVESHFPFRRVAPRFCIFEHVYFSRPDSILGGRSVYETREAIGRELAKESPVDADLVCPVPDSGTPAAIGYSLESGIPYAMGIIRNQYMGRTFIEPTEQIRNMGVRLKLNVNRALIKGKRVILVDDSVVRGTTSRKIKEMILDAGAAEVHFRIASPPTAWPCFYGVDTPQREKLLAATMSEDEMRDHLQVDSLKFISLDGLYRAVGEAGGRNAKCPQYCDACFSGEYPVTPADQIDQGFEMKPAAE